The nucleotide window TTTTCTGTTCCCTTCACCCTATTGTAGCGGTCTACAATATATCGGTTGCGCAAAATCTGGTTCTCGCTTAATCCGTCTATAATATTGCCCGTAACACCGGCTGCCCAGATTACGTTGTTAGCGGGTATTTCTTTACCGTTGGCCAGCAGCACACGGTCGCCGTCATAAGCGGTCACAATTTCGCCCTTCATGAAAATAACGCCCAGTTCATTCAGATATTTCTCGGACATTTTCTGCGATTCCGCACTCATATTGGAAAGGGGCGTCTCCGTAGAACTTACCAGAATAATGTTCAGATTCTCAAAGTTCATGTGCGGATAGTCACGTGGCAGAATTTCACGTTTCATTTCGGAAAAGGCTCCGGCCAACTCCACACCAGTGGGTCCGCTGCCTACGATTACGATGTTCCAGTTGCCGTCGTCACTGCGTTTTCTTTCTATGATAAGTTTCTCAAATGTAAGCAGCACATGGTTCCTTATGGCTATGGCCTCCTGGGTATTCTTCATGCCAAAGGCCAGCTTCTCCATCTCGGCATTTCCAAAGAAATTGGTCTTGCAGCCTGTCGCAATTACCAGTTTGTCATAGGTAAATTCGGAATCTTCTGTAATAATCTTGTTCTGCTCGGGTACAATGCGCTGTACTTCCGTCATGCGGTACTGGATGTTCCTGGAGCGCTGAAAAATCTTGCGGAAAGGGAATGAAATATTGCTGGGCTCAATCCTGCCGCAGGCTACCTGATAGAACAGCGGCTGAAACATATGATGGTTTACTTTATCTATCATAAACACCTTCTTGTTCTTGTTATTGAGCGACCTGGCGAGCTGAAGCCCTGCGAAACCTCCGCCTACGATTACAATTTTCTCCCGTGTTTCCATAGTACAAATTTACCTAATTAATAATTGATACCCTGCAGGTCCGCCTCACTACTGTGAATTGAATCCGGCAGGGTTGCGATGATTAGTTGGGAACGAACATTATACCATACCGAAATCAAAAGCTGTAAAATTCGTTATTTATACTTCTTAAAGTTACTTTTGCAGTATAATGCCAAATAAGAAAACCAGAGGGAAGGTCCGTAAAAGAATCCACGAAAGCCGGCGGCGCAAAATCATAGTTCGCAGAACGGTTTTGCTGATTGTACTTGCTTTAAGCCTTATGGGCACCGGTTATTATCTTAAGGAAAAAATCTCTTTTTATTACGCCATGCATTTCCGACCTTTTAAGCATAAGAAACTCACCAATTCTGAATTTGAGGAGCAGCGGATTAACAGGATCATTGGCGATTATGCTGATAAAACTTTTGGAATAGACATCTCCCATTACCAAAGGCCCGAAGATATTACGTGGGACAGCCTCAGCGTCGGCAACCGTTCCATCCCCATCCGGTTTGCCGTGCTTCGTGCTACCATGGGTAACCGAAACACTGATAAGCATTTTGATGAATACTGGAAACTGGCTAAAAAACACAATCTGATAAGGGGTGCCTATCACTTTTACCGTGCCGATGAAGATCCTGTACGTCAGGCCAATAATTTCCTGGAAAATGTAAAGCTGGAGTCCGGTGACCTGCCGCCGGTGCTGGATATCGAACGTATTCCGAAGCGGAAAACCAACGCCAAACTGCTTGAAGACTTAAAAATCTGGTGCAGGATCGTAGAAGAAGCCTACGGCCAGAAACCCATTATCTACACCTATTATCATTACTACAAAGATTTCCTGGACGGTGAGTTTGAAGAATATCCGCTTTGGCTGGCTAATTACAACGATGTTCCTCAGCCAACTCCTACCGGACGCTGGGATTTCTGGCAGTTCACCGAAAACGGCATTGTTTACGGCATCAACACCAAGGTGGATGTAGACGTTTATAACGGAAGTTTGTGGTCACTGAAAAGGCTCACGCTGGATTAAGATCATTTATCGTATTTTTGCTGGTTTAATCTCACGCCTTACACCGCGTACAAAATCCCGTTTCCATGAACTACGTCAGCGCTGAAAATCTCACCAAATCATTTGGCATGAAGGTCCTTTTTAAAAACATTTCATTCAATGTGAATGAGGGGGACAAAATTGCCATTGTGGCCAAGAACGGCAGTGGGAAATCTACGCTTCTTAAAATCCTAATGGGAAAAGAGATCGCAGATTCGGGTAATGTTGTCATCAACAAAGACATCCAGGTGGTACTTTTTGATCAGGAAATTGAATTTGATTCAGATCTTACCGTAGAGGAATTTATGATGACACTGGATTCAGCACCTATTGTAGCAGTAAAGAATTACCACCACGCATTGCACACCGAGAATCCCGACGATATGGAAAAGGCTCTGGCCGAAATGGAAATCCATAAAGCCTGGGACCTGGAAAACGAGATGAAGCAAATCCTTTCGCAGCTAAAGATCACCGATCTTGAAGCCAAAATGGGCACGCTTTCCGGTGGGCAGATCAAACGTGTGGCCCTGGCAAAACTTCTTACTGAAACGCGCGCTGAACACCGCCATATCCTCCTCATCATGGATGAACCTACCAATCACCTGGATGTGGAAATGGTGGAATGGCTGGAAAATTATCTTTCCAAGGCTAAGATCACGCTCCTGCTTGTTACTCACGACCGCTACTTCCTGGATGCGGTTTGCGATCTGATTTGGGAGATGGAAGACCAGAACCTCTATGTTCACAATGGAAGCTATGCGACTTACCTGGAGAACAAAATGATTCGCGAAGACAACCTGAATGCTACAATAGACAAGGCGAACAACCTGTACCGCAAGGAACTGGAATGGATGCGCCGCCAACCCAAAGCCCGCACCACGAAATCCAAATCGCGGATCGACGATTTCTACGAAACCGAGAAAGTGGCCAAAACGGACACCCGCAAGGAAAAACTGGAACTCGATTTCGAAATGAAAAGGCTGGGCAATAAAATCCTGGAGCTACACAATATAAGTAAAAGTTACGGCAAAAAAGTCCTCCTGAAGGATTTCTCCTACCAGTTCCAGCGTGGCGAAAAAGTAGGAATCGTGGGCAAAAACGGTGCAGGCAAATCCACCCTGCTTAATATCATCCAGGGTCTGGAACCTTATGACAGTGGCTCCATAGAAACGGGCGAAACCATAAAATTTGGCTATTTTTCGCAGAAAGGTCTTAAATATAAGGAAGAAGAACGCGTAATTGATTTCATAAAGGATATTTCTGAGAATTTCCCGTTGGCCAACGGCCGTACGATTTCGGCGTCACAGTTTCTGCGTCTGTTTCTTTTTGATGACCAAACCCAGTACAGCCCTATTTCAAAACTTTCCGGTGGCGAAAAAAGAAGACTTCACCTGATGTACGTACTTTATCAAAATCCTAACTTCCTTATTTTTGATGAACCAACCAACGACCTGGACCTTCCAACACTTACCGTTTTGGAGAATTTCCTTCAGCAGTTTCAGGGCAGTTTGATTATCGTATCGCATGACCGTTATTTTATAGACCGCGTTGTAGATCACGTATTGGCATTTGAAGGCGAGGGCAAAATCAGGAACTTTGTGGGTAATTTCTCGGAATACCGCGAGATGAAAAGCCAGGAAAGCAAAAAACTGGCTGAGCAACCCTCAATGCAGGCACCCAAAGTGGCAGAAATTGCACAAGCCGTTCCCAAATCTCCTTCGGCACAGCGCAAACTCTCCTACAAAGAGCAGCGCGAACTTGAGATGATTGACAGGGAACTACCTGTTATTGAAGAAAAGCGTGCAGCTATTATGCAGCAACTTACTACAGAAACCGAGTATGGAGTGATCTCCAATTTGTCCGCCGAACTGGAATCGCTTACTTCCAAACTGGAAGAAATGGAACTGCGCTGGCTGGAACTCCAGGAAATTTAAGTACTTCTTATCCTTCAAGCGGAGATCTGCCCAAAGAACTTCCTGTATTTTGGGTATGAAGATGTGACGGATTGTCGCGCATACAGTGTTACATGACAAATCTCATTTCCGCGCTACCAGCAATGCTTTCAGGAAGTTAACA belongs to Chryseobacterium sp. and includes:
- a CDS encoding glycoside hydrolase family 25 protein, coding for MPNKKTRGKVRKRIHESRRRKIIVRRTVLLIVLALSLMGTGYYLKEKISFYYAMHFRPFKHKKLTNSEFEEQRINRIIGDYADKTFGIDISHYQRPEDITWDSLSVGNRSIPIRFAVLRATMGNRNTDKHFDEYWKLAKKHNLIRGAYHFYRADEDPVRQANNFLENVKLESGDLPPVLDIERIPKRKTNAKLLEDLKIWCRIVEEAYGQKPIIYTYYHYYKDFLDGEFEEYPLWLANYNDVPQPTPTGRWDFWQFTENGIVYGINTKVDVDVYNGSLWSLKRLTLD
- a CDS encoding ABC-F family ATP-binding cassette domain-containing protein; this translates as MNYVSAENLTKSFGMKVLFKNISFNVNEGDKIAIVAKNGSGKSTLLKILMGKEIADSGNVVINKDIQVVLFDQEIEFDSDLTVEEFMMTLDSAPIVAVKNYHHALHTENPDDMEKALAEMEIHKAWDLENEMKQILSQLKITDLEAKMGTLSGGQIKRVALAKLLTETRAEHRHILLIMDEPTNHLDVEMVEWLENYLSKAKITLLLVTHDRYFLDAVCDLIWEMEDQNLYVHNGSYATYLENKMIREDNLNATIDKANNLYRKELEWMRRQPKARTTKSKSRIDDFYETEKVAKTDTRKEKLELDFEMKRLGNKILELHNISKSYGKKVLLKDFSYQFQRGEKVGIVGKNGAGKSTLLNIIQGLEPYDSGSIETGETIKFGYFSQKGLKYKEEERVIDFIKDISENFPLANGRTISASQFLRLFLFDDQTQYSPISKLSGGEKRRLHLMYVLYQNPNFLIFDEPTNDLDLPTLTVLENFLQQFQGSLIIVSHDRYFIDRVVDHVLAFEGEGKIRNFVGNFSEYREMKSQESKKLAEQPSMQAPKVAEIAQAVPKSPSAQRKLSYKEQRELEMIDRELPVIEEKRAAIMQQLTTETEYGVISNLSAELESLTSKLEEMELRWLELQEI
- a CDS encoding NAD(P)/FAD-dependent oxidoreductase encodes the protein METREKIVIVGGGFAGLQLARSLNNKNKKVFMIDKVNHHMFQPLFYQVACGRIEPSNISFPFRKIFQRSRNIQYRMTEVQRIVPEQNKIITEDSEFTYDKLVIATGCKTNFFGNAEMEKLAFGMKNTQEAIAIRNHVLLTFEKLIIERKRSDDGNWNIVIVGSGPTGVELAGAFSEMKREILPRDYPHMNFENLNIILVSSTETPLSNMSAESQKMSEKYLNELGVIFMKGEIVTAYDGDRVLLANGKEIPANNVIWAAGVTGNIIDGLSENQILRNRYIVDRYNRVKGTENIFAIGDIAHMETPKYPQGHPQVANVAINQGKNLARNLVRKNEADWVEYEYVDQGSMATIGKHRAVVDLPGFKFQGFLAWYFWMFLHLMLILSVRNKLAIFFNWMWSYVNKDSSLRLIIVPNKKNKTEQ